The sequence TAAGACACAAAGGGGAAACGGTTACAAAGACAAGAATAATGGCAGGAGATACCCATACATCAAAGCAACAGGTAATACGGATAGACAAGGACAGCAATAAACCTGTCCCGCAGAAGGCGAGAGAGCTTTTTACAAAAAAACTGGCGGATATTGCTCATGACATGGATGCGTTTATTCTTTCCGACTATGGACATGGTACAGTTGATGCCGGGACTATTGAAACCATGAAAGGGGTAGCGAAAAACAGAATAGTTGTCGGTGATTCACGGTACAACCTCAACGCCTTTAAGGGATTTACAATCATTGCGCCTAACGAGTCGGAGGCTTATGCGCTCAGCTCTATGGATGAAGGACATGATATTGAAGCAGCGGGCAGAAAGATTATGGACTTTATGGATATTGGAGCACTGCTCATTACAAGGGGAAATAAAGGTATGAGCCTTTTCCAGAAAGATGGAAAGGTTCATCATATACCTATCTCAGGGACTGATGATGTGACAGATGTAACGGGTGCCGGTGATACTGTGTGTTCTGCGCTGGCGCTTTCACTCGCAGCCGGCGCTGACTTCTACACAGCTTCACGGATTGCCAATTATGCAGCCGGTATAGTTGTAATGAAAAGAGGCACTGCAACGGTTAATATGCAGGAACTGAAAGCAGTATTGAATATTTAATAAAAAAACTTGAGACTGAAACCATGGGACAGATAATAAAAGAACTTGCTCAATTAAAAGACATTCTCGAAATAGAAAAGAAAAAAGGGAAAAAGATAGTCTTCGGGAACGGTTGTTTTGACATTCTTCATGTTGGCCATATAAGGTATTTGAAAGGCGCAAAGGAACTTGGCGACATCCTTATTATTGCAATAAACGATGATGTTTCTGTAGCGGAGCTGGGGAAGAGGAAGAAGGTCGTAACACCGGCAACGGAGAGGGTCGAGATCATTTCATCCCTGGAGTGTGTTGATTACGTGACAACATTCAGCGAGCCCACCGTAGAGCATCTGTTGCTTGAACTAAAACCACATATACACGCAAAGGGTACGGATTATACTGAGGATAACGTCCCGGAAAGGAATATTGTCCTGTCTTACGGAGGAAAAGTGGCCATTGTGGGCGACCCCAAGGACCATTCCACACGGGATATAATCACATTAATCAAGCAGTCCTGATAAAGCAGTAAAAACAACATTCCCCGGTATCGGGCCAGGCCTGTTCGAGCTTTACGGGCCGTGACTTTGCTGGTGGAGGGGATAACCGGGTAAGAGCTTGCGGTTGTCCCGGTAATCACATTAAGGAGACTGAGATGGCGGTCAATCGTTTTAAAGAGACCCTGTTGAGGCGCGACCAATTCATATACACCGTTGAACTGGTCCCTGGAAGAGGGGCGCACGGAAAGGTTCAGGATGATATCCTTGCGCTTGCCGATAAGGCCGTCCATGGAGGACTCGTTCATGCCCTCTCTATTACGGATAATCCCGGTGGACACCCGACTCTTGCCCCCGAAGTAATCGGAGTCGAGATCAGACGGATGGGTATTGACCCCATCATTCATTTTACATGCAAGGACAAAAACAGAAATCAGATCGAATCAATTCTTTATGCGTTTGACCGTGTGGGTATCCGAAATCTGCTTGCCATGACCGGAGATTTTCCTCTATACGGGTTTGAAGGAAAAGCAAAACCGGTTTTTGACCTTGATTCGGTTCAGCTTTTACATCTTATGAGCATGATGAACCAGGGGCTGGAAATTAACAGCATGGCCCCGGGAGGAGGCGCCAGACTTCCCCCTACTCATTTAATCAAGGGCTGTGCGGTTTCACCTTTTAAGAAGCTCGAATCCGAAACCATGGCTCAGTATTTCAAACTATGGAAGAAGGTACAAGCCGGAGCAGACTTTATCGTAACACAGGTGGGTTTTGATGCCCGCAAGTTTGATGAGTTTCTCCGCTACATGCGTTACTGCGAAATCAGAATTCCCGTCATCGGTAACGTATATGTCCTCAACTTCCCGGTGGCAAGGGTAATGAACCAAAAGGGTGTTCCCGGATGCATGGTAACAGATGATCTCTTCCGCACCTGTGAGGAGGAATCCCGCTCCCCTGATAAGGGGAAAGCCGCCCGTCTCGAAAGGGCGGCAAAGCAGATTGCACTTCTCCGCGGGATCGGCTATGACGGCGTCCATATCGGCGGATTTAACCTGAAGTATGAAGACGTTGAATGGGTAATAGGCAGATCAATAGAAATATCCGGCAACTGGACATCCTTTATCCGCGAATTTGATTATCCGCAGCCCGGAGGATTTTATCTGTACAAGAAAGACCCTGATACAGGACTTAACAGCGATATTTTTTCCAATGAAACAAGCCATCCGGATAAAAGCCCGGGTTATGCTCTCATGCGCCTTTTTCACAGTGCAGTATTTGCTCAGGATACTCCCCTTTACAAGGCAGCCTGCTCATTCTTCAGGACTGTTGAAGGCACAATGCTGAAGGGACCTTTTACAGAAATGGAACACATAATAAAGTACATCAGTTCACGTTGCCGCCGTTGCGGAGACTGCACACTGGCAGAAATAGCCTTTTTATGCCCTCAGTCGCAGTGCCCCAAGTCCCTTTTTAATGGTCCATGCGGAGGGTCAATGGAAGGGTGGTGCGAGGTTTTTCCAGGCAAACGTCGATGTATCTTTGTCCGCGCCTATGACCGGCTCAAATCCTACAATGAAGAATCGTCCCTGAAAGGGGAATATATATGCCCCCGCAATTGGGAACTGGACCAGACATCCTCCTGGACCAATTATTTTCTTGGCCGGGACCATCGGAAAACGACCTGTGATAAATGACCATGTTTTGTACATGTTTGATTTAAGGGTGTTTTTAGTGTAGATTAACCAAAAGCCTGAAAAATTAGTGCACAATGGTATAAATTGAGTTAATAATGGAAAATTCAAAATTCAAAATTCAGAATTCAGAACCATCAGGTTCTGTGCTGCCCTTATCCGTTTATATGATTACACTTAACAATGGCCATACGATAGAGAAGGCTCTTCAGAGCGTTGCCGGCTGGGCAGAAGAGGTGATTGTTGTCGATTCACACAGTACGGACGGCGCCCCTGAGATAATCCTGAAATATACTGACAGATTATACCAGTACGACACAAGCAGTCAGAGAGACAAATACCAGTATGCGCAGGATATTTGTAAAAATAAGTGGGTGCTCTTTATAGATGCCGATGAGTGGCTTACGCCGGAGATTAAAGATGAAATAACAAATATTGTTTTAACAGGAACTGATTACGATGGTTTTATTGTGAACAGAAGGAATGTTTACCTCGGCAGGGAGATAAAATACGGCGGCTGGTATCCTGATTATGAGATACGTTTATACAGAAAGGAAAAGGGGAAATGGGAAGGCGGCATCCATGCAAAAATACACATTGACGGTAAAACGGGCACTCTGAAAAACTACTACATGCACATCCCCTATGCAGACACTGCCCATCAGATAAGAACAATCGACAGATATTCCGAGGCGTATGCCGATGATCTCCATACATCGGGACGCAGCTTTCACCTTATTAACATGCTTCTTCGGCCCGTATACCGTTTTTTCAGGGATTATATTTTTAAGAGAGGTTTCCTTGACGGTATCCCCGGTCTTATCATTATCGCGTCAACGATGTACTATGTATTTATGAAACAGGCAAAGTTATGGGAAATGGAACGAAAGGTAAAAAGTGAATTCGTCAGGAGAAAAGAACAAAACAAACTGTTGTAGCAACAGGAGACCGGTATGCATGATGCATTGAAAGACAAAGAAGTCCTTGTAACCGGCGGTCTGGGTTTTATCGGAAGCAACCTGTCCATAGAACTCGTCAAAGCCGGGGCGCACGTTACTATTGTAGATAATATGCTGCCGAGACAGGGCAGTAACCTATTTAACATCAAGGATATTGAAGACAAAGTAAAAGTGAATTTTTCAGACGTGAGAAACGAACTTTCCATGAACCACCTTGTAAAAGGGAAGGACTATATATTCCATCTTGCAGGACAGGTAAACCATGTGGACAGTATGCGCAACCCTCTTCAGGACCTTGATATAAACTGCCGCGGGACACTGGTGCTGCTTGAGTCGTTAAGACATCACAACCGCTCTGCCAGAGTGATCTTTGCCGGTACAAGAGGAGAGTACGGGTCGAGCGTGAAGCTTCCTGTAGACGAAGACCATCCTACAAACCCCATGGGAATTTATGCTGTTACCAACTTAACGGCAGAAAAGATGGTTCTTGTCTATGACGATATATTCGGGATAAAAGGAACTTGCTTAAGAATAACAAATACATACGGGCCAAGGCATCAGATGTCTCATGATGAATACGGTGTATTCAACTGGTTTATCCGAAAGGCAATGGATGACGAGGAAATTCCTGTATTCGGAGACGGCAGGATACTTCGTGACTTCCTTTATGTAGAAGACCTTGTGGAATGTATGCTCAGCATGGCAGATGTAGAAGCTGCATACGGCAAAGTCTTTAATATCGGCACAGGCTTACCGGTGAGCTTTATCGATCTTGCAAAAATAATTATAAAGGTAACAGGCACAGGAAAGGCAAAATTTACTGAATTTACCCAGGAAAGAAAGGAAGTTGAACCCGGTGATTACTATGCAGACATTTCACTGATAAAAAAGACAGTGGGATGGGCACCGCATATTCCGCTGGAAGAGGGTATAGGAAGAACAGTGGCGTTTTACAGGAAACACAGAAAGGAGTACTGGTAATGATTGTAAATATATTTAACCTTGAAAGGGATCATGAGGAAATAAAAGGCGAAATTATCGGGCGCTTTGAAGACGTGCTCTCAAATGGAGAGTATATACTTGGAAAGGAAGTAAAGGCATTTGAAGAAGCTTTTGCCGCATATATCGGCGTTAAATATGCCATAGGGGTAAACAGCGGAACAGATGCATTGAAGATAGGCGGGCTGTCCACTGGGCTTCAAAGGGATGATAAAATTGTGACAACGCCGAATACATACATTTCTACTGCGATGGGTCTTTCCATACATGGAATTACACCGCTTTTATGCGATATAGAACTCGACACATACAATATGGACCCCCAGAAGCTTGAGGATTTATTAAAGAAAGAAAAGGGGGTTAAGCTCTGCATCCCGGTTCATCTCTACGGACAACCTTGCAGGATGGATGAAATCCGGGAAATATGCGCCAGATACGGGGTGAGGATTCTTGAAGATGCCTGCCAGGCTCATGGCGCTAAATATAAAGATGCAATGGTGGGAACTCTGGGGGATTTAGCTGCCTTCAGTTTCTATCCGACAAAAAACCTCGGCTGCTACGGCGACGGCGGCATTATAGTAACGGATTCGGAGGATATATATAATAAGGCAATAATGCTGAGAGCATACGGGCAGGAGGCAAAGCATGTCCATGCCATAGAAGGTTTTAATTCGAGGCTTGATGAGATACAGGCAGCGATCTTAAGATTTAAGCTCGGTTTGCTCGACCGGTGGAACATAAAAAGAAGGCACTTTGCATGGTTGTATAGAAGAGATCTGTTAGACACGCCTCTTCTACTTCCCGATGAAGCATCCTGGGCATACCACGTTTATCATCTCTTTGTGGTCCGTGCAAAAAAGAGAGATGAATTAACCGGATATTTAAAAGAAAGAGGAATTTCCACTCTCATACACTACCCCACACCGATACACCTCCAGAAAGTATATGAACATCTCGGATACCAAAAAGGTGCATTCCCGAACTCGGAAACAGCAGCGGAAGAGATTATCTCCCTACCCATGTATCCTTCCCTGAGGGAAGATGAGGTGTTGTACGTATCAAAGTGCATAAGGGAATACTATGGAATGTAACGGGGCTACAGCATGAAAATTCTACAATTATTCAGTGATTGGAAATGGACCGGGCCGGCAGAGCCCACTGTATCATTATGTGAAGCGCTGACAGGCGAAGGGGTTGATGTAACTCTGGCATATAGATGCGCCCCATTGGATTTTCAGGAAAGAACCGTTGAAAAGCAGGCGAAGAGCAGAGGGATAAAAACATACGACGGATTCAAAATGAACAGGTATTTTTCTCCTGAAGAGTGGCTTTACGATATAAAAGCTATAAAGTCCTATGCTGCCATTAACAGTATTGACATAATCCACACCAACCTTTCACATGATTACTATACTGCAATCTTTTCCCTCTTGTTTTCAAGCAATGGCCCATTGATTATCCGGACAGACCATAAAAGGGACGGGATGCCTGTTAACAGGTTCATGTCATGGGCAGTCAGGCGTACTGACGGTCTTGTAAGCTACAGCAGCAGTATTATGAAGCAGGATATAGAGGCATTCAGGTTCCCCAAGGAAAGAACCTGTGTAATTCCTCCCGGAGTTAGACCATACACCGGCCCTTTAAGAGATATGCGGAACGAATTCGGCATAAAAAAGGATGAAAAGGTCATCGGTATTATCGGAAGACTGAAGCCCGACAGGGGGTATGATGTCATACTCGAGGCTTTCAGGCTTCTGAGAAACAGGATGGACAAAGTAAAACTTCTCATCATGGGGCGAAGCTCCCAGATAGAACAGAGCATTAAACAGCCTATTGTCAAACTGGGTCTTAAAGATGATGTAATACTTGCCGGTTACTGGATAGATGACTATTTCTCAGTTATTTCGACTTTTGACCTCTTTGTTATGATGAGGGCAGGCAGCGACGGCACGGCACGGGCGCTCCGGGAAGTAATGGCTATGGGAAAGCCTGCCATAGTATCTGATATGGGGATGCTGCCCGAACTTGTAGAGGACGGGAAATCCGGCTATGTTGTCAGACTTGACGAGCATGAGCTTGCCGCAAGGCTGGAAGAGATTCTCTCAGACGAAGAGAAAATGAAAACCTTCGGCTTAAAGGCTAAACAGTCTGCCGTAGAAAAGTGGAATTTTGCTACTCAGGCCCAGGAAATGAAAGCTTTTTATGAAAAACTGCTTGAGATGAAAAAGAAGTAATTCCGTTGTGTTCGTTTCTTTTCCTGGTTTTTCTTTGATCGGTCAGCAGCATGATTGCAATACTCATCTGCGGCGACCTGCTTCGCCTCGCGACGCGACCTCCAGCATACATAAAGTATAGCTTACGGTCAGCAAGGCTAACAGTTCATCCACATCTGTAGTATTACTTCCATGCTGCTGCCCACTCAACCCGAATTCACATATATCTTTATGTGAATTCGGGAAAAAGGTGGGGGATAGTTTATTCATTTTCATTCCCTTCTGTTTCTTTTCCCCTTATTTTGTTGCATTGAGGTTTATATTAATTCGAGATTTTTTTAAAACTCCGAAGATTTGTCATATCGGTGAAAACCGGTATCCGGAAGTTATTAAATTCCTGAATCCTTTGTCCTGGCAGATGAGGAAAAGACGGCAAAATCGTTACTTTAACTTGCATATATAACATTATGTTATTAATGGATTATATGGTTTTCCGACACAGTGTCGGAGAATTTTCTTGATTGATATAGCAGAGGCAATTACTCCCCTGAATTTTGGAAACCTGTTTTTAAAGACGTATCGCGTAAAGCATTGTCTGTATTTGTTTTGCGGAGGTTTTAAAAATCTGTGAAACAGTTGCACAGATTTTACGGAGTATCTTTTTTAGTCAATTTCTTCCAACCTGCCGAAAGGCTGCTTGATTGTATTTATCCTGTATATTTCTAATAAAAAAGTAACATTATTATTGACATGTTACAAAATGAGTTGATAGAATTGTTTCTTTAATGGGGGATTAGTGGGGGTTATTGTAAACAAAGACAATACAGGAAACGTAACGGTTGCATTTAAATATGATCCTCTTTTCATAGAGAAGGTCAAAACCATCCCCGCAAACAATGCCCATACCTTCCGTCACTGTTTTATAACACATCTTTTGGAAGCAAATTATGACATCAGAACAGTTCAGGAACTTTTAGGCCATAAAGAAGTGTCGACTACAATGATCTATACTCACGTATTGAATAAACCGGGACTTAGCGTAAAAAGCCCCCTGGATGGATAGGTTGATATTTAAGGCTTGCTGTATATCCCCCTTAATTGTGGGGATATACAGCACCAGTGAAGGACTATTGGGATATTTTGCAATGGAGATGTCTACTTAATTGTTAAGCCAGAGAACAAGAAGAGATCATAAAGGTGATAATTACATACGTCCTTAAAACCAAATGTCC is a genomic window of Pseudomonadota bacterium containing:
- a CDS encoding glycosyltransferase family 4 protein yields the protein MKILQLFSDWKWTGPAEPTVSLCEALTGEGVDVTLAYRCAPLDFQERTVEKQAKSRGIKTYDGFKMNRYFSPEEWLYDIKAIKSYAAINSIDIIHTNLSHDYYTAIFSLLFSSNGPLIIRTDHKRDGMPVNRFMSWAVRRTDGLVSYSSSIMKQDIEAFRFPKERTCVIPPGVRPYTGPLRDMRNEFGIKKDEKVIGIIGRLKPDRGYDVILEAFRLLRNRMDKVKLLIMGRSSQIEQSIKQPIVKLGLKDDVILAGYWIDDYFSVISTFDLFVMMRAGSDGTARALREVMAMGKPAIVSDMGMLPELVEDGKSGYVVRLDEHELAARLEEILSDEEKMKTFGLKAKQSAVEKWNFATQAQEMKAFYEKLLEMKKK
- a CDS encoding methylenetetrahydrofolate reductase C-terminal domain-containing protein, with the translated sequence MAVNRFKETLLRRDQFIYTVELVPGRGAHGKVQDDILALADKAVHGGLVHALSITDNPGGHPTLAPEVIGVEIRRMGIDPIIHFTCKDKNRNQIESILYAFDRVGIRNLLAMTGDFPLYGFEGKAKPVFDLDSVQLLHLMSMMNQGLEINSMAPGGGARLPPTHLIKGCAVSPFKKLESETMAQYFKLWKKVQAGADFIVTQVGFDARKFDEFLRYMRYCEIRIPVIGNVYVLNFPVARVMNQKGVPGCMVTDDLFRTCEEESRSPDKGKAARLERAAKQIALLRGIGYDGVHIGGFNLKYEDVEWVIGRSIEISGNWTSFIREFDYPQPGGFYLYKKDPDTGLNSDIFSNETSHPDKSPGYALMRLFHSAVFAQDTPLYKAACSFFRTVEGTMLKGPFTEMEHIIKYISSRCRRCGDCTLAEIAFLCPQSQCPKSLFNGPCGGSMEGWCEVFPGKRRCIFVRAYDRLKSYNEESSLKGEYICPRNWELDQTSSWTNYFLGRDHRKTTCDK
- a CDS encoding DegT/DnrJ/EryC1/StrS family aminotransferase codes for the protein MIVNIFNLERDHEEIKGEIIGRFEDVLSNGEYILGKEVKAFEEAFAAYIGVKYAIGVNSGTDALKIGGLSTGLQRDDKIVTTPNTYISTAMGLSIHGITPLLCDIELDTYNMDPQKLEDLLKKEKGVKLCIPVHLYGQPCRMDEIREICARYGVRILEDACQAHGAKYKDAMVGTLGDLAAFSFYPTKNLGCYGDGGIIVTDSEDIYNKAIMLRAYGQEAKHVHAIEGFNSRLDEIQAAILRFKLGLLDRWNIKRRHFAWLYRRDLLDTPLLLPDEASWAYHVYHLFVVRAKKRDELTGYLKERGISTLIHYPTPIHLQKVYEHLGYQKGAFPNSETAAEEIISLPMYPSLREDEVLYVSKCIREYYGM
- a CDS encoding glycosyltransferase family 2 protein, producing the protein MENSKFKIQNSEPSGSVLPLSVYMITLNNGHTIEKALQSVAGWAEEVIVVDSHSTDGAPEIILKYTDRLYQYDTSSQRDKYQYAQDICKNKWVLFIDADEWLTPEIKDEITNIVLTGTDYDGFIVNRRNVYLGREIKYGGWYPDYEIRLYRKEKGKWEGGIHAKIHIDGKTGTLKNYYMHIPYADTAHQIRTIDRYSEAYADDLHTSGRSFHLINMLLRPVYRFFRDYIFKRGFLDGIPGLIIIASTMYYVFMKQAKLWEMERKVKSEFVRRKEQNKLL
- a CDS encoding GDP-mannose 4,6-dehydratase produces the protein MHDALKDKEVLVTGGLGFIGSNLSIELVKAGAHVTIVDNMLPRQGSNLFNIKDIEDKVKVNFSDVRNELSMNHLVKGKDYIFHLAGQVNHVDSMRNPLQDLDINCRGTLVLLESLRHHNRSARVIFAGTRGEYGSSVKLPVDEDHPTNPMGIYAVTNLTAEKMVLVYDDIFGIKGTCLRITNTYGPRHQMSHDEYGVFNWFIRKAMDDEEIPVFGDGRILRDFLYVEDLVECMLSMADVEAAYGKVFNIGTGLPVSFIDLAKIIIKVTGTGKAKFTEFTQERKEVEPGDYYADISLIKKTVGWAPHIPLEEGIGRTVAFYRKHRKEYW
- a CDS encoding adenylyltransferase/cytidyltransferase family protein; this encodes MGQIIKELAQLKDILEIEKKKGKKIVFGNGCFDILHVGHIRYLKGAKELGDILIIAINDDVSVAELGKRKKVVTPATERVEIISSLECVDYVTTFSEPTVEHLLLELKPHIHAKGTDYTEDNVPERNIVLSYGGKVAIVGDPKDHSTRDIITLIKQS
- a CDS encoding PfkB family carbohydrate kinase, translating into MKKEKHKEEGVEQGFSIEKIIGRFKGKKICVIGDIIADVYIFGKPYRLSREAPVVVVKHEEERIYPGSAGNTINNLLTLGAQVFPIGFIGEDNAGDRLMEYFSRCKNVVIDGLVRHKGETVTKTRIMAGDTHTSKQQVIRIDKDSNKPVPQKARELFTKKLADIAHDMDAFILSDYGHGTVDAGTIETMKGVAKNRIVVGDSRYNLNAFKGFTIIAPNESEAYALSSMDEGHDIEAAGRKIMDFMDIGALLITRGNKGMSLFQKDGKVHHIPISGTDDVTDVTGAGDTVCSALALSLAAGADFYTASRIANYAAGIVVMKRGTATVNMQELKAVLNI